CATGCCCGTAATGCATGTTATAGACCCACCACGGTTTTCCCTCCGGTGTGTTGATTCGCATAGGATGCTTGAAATTCGCCTCATCCCATTCGTACCACTCAAACATCTGCGTCTTCATCAGTTCAACATCTACTTTTGGCACAGCGTTGCGCACGACAAAATAACCGAGCAGGTCAAGGTACCACTTTTCTTCCTGTGTTAGCATAGTTCCTCTCCGTTTTCCAGTTTTTTGAGGATCCGTTTGGCAAATCCCTTTTCGCTGCGTTGGATTGATTCCAACTCGTATTGATCATCAGAAATGCAGTGGCGGTGTGCTTCTATGGGTAGGTTATAGTTTTCATTGAAGTAGAAGCTGAATTGATACCGATTGAAGACAACTCGACGCGGATAATCAACCTTCCAAAATTTTGCGCCGTGCATCAGTCGAGACGAGAAAACGAGACAATCTCCCGCCTTTAGCTCAAAGGTGATGGCGGGTGCCAATTCGTTGTCGATATCAATCGTCGTAGGGAATTTGATTCTCAATTTGTGCGTGCCGGGGATACACATGAAACCGTTGTCCTTCGGCACATCAACGAGTGTTATGGCGGTATTGACATAATTACTATAGATCTGTCCGTTTCCAGCTTGGTAGTCGTTGTGCGGGTTATGGAACCCGTCCGGAAAGTCAAAACCGCTCGTGTCGCGATGAAGTCTCTCCTGTTCACCGTCAGAAATGGGGCGTTGCTTCTGTAAGACGAGGGCACAGTTGAAGAGCCGTGGACGGTTCCACATTAAACCCATTACAATCCGCATCACCTTTTCATTGAGCGATAATCGCTCGAAAATCCGATCACCGTACTGAACATTATTTAGCACGCCGCTATACTGGTCTTGGGTGACATTCACCGGTTCAGGTGCAGCTTCAGGATTCGCAAACCACCCGTTTGCGATCTCAAGCATCTGTTCAACTTCTGCTGGCGACACCACCTGCCGAAGCACGAGATAACCAAACAGATCGTAATGCCATTTCTCCTCCTCAGTTAAGGTAGACGGAAGATCAATGGCACTATCTTCACCGCGGATTAACATACTGTCTCCTACTCGTTAATTGCATAATCTACGACAAACTGCCGAAGTGCTGTCTTCACTTCATCGGGTTTCTCTACCCAAGGATAGTGTCCTGATTCGGGAATCAACACAAATGTGCTATGAGATAGTTTAGCAGCAAACGTCTCTATAAAGTGACAAGGACGAGGGTCGCAGGCACCATGAAGAAAAAGAACCGGCATGGATAGATCGTAAACGGATTGCTGAAATTTTGGATCTGCGGTGTAATTTTTCCAGTCCGCGCCGACTTTTTCATTCGCTTCATGGCTCACAGGATATTCATCAAAACTTGGAAGATTGTCAACTTGATTTGGGTCAAATACGTCCGTCTTATTACTTAAAGTGCGAAGTCTGTCTATTATCTGCTCCTCATTAGCCCCTTCAGCACGTTCTCTCTGTGAACGCAGACGTTGATATTCTTCACGCTCTGATTCGCTCAACGCATTTAACCGATTTTCGCGATATTCGCCATGCCATCGCGGATCAATACCTGTGCCTGCGATGTGAAGAACGGCTATCGTCCGTGCTGGAAACCTGACTGCATAAGCCAAAGCAAGGCCGGCTCCCCACGAATGTCCCCCAACAATCCAACGTTCAAAGTTGAAATGCTTTCTCAATCCTTCTAAATCATTGACAAATGTGGACACATTATAGGGACCTACCGCTTGTGAACGCCCACTTCCACGTTGGTCATACCGAACGACTTGGCACACATCAGAAACCGTGTCAGCGATGGCGGAAAGATAATCGTAACCACCAGGACCGCCGTGACAAAGCACCATCGGTATTCCATTGCCTTGAACCGCTGTCCAAAGCTGAACACCATTAATCTGAAGTACTTGCTCTTGGGACACTTTCATCCCCTGTATCTGATGATATTAATGAGTTGTTATGAGGATACCAGTTTTAGACACACAAGTCAATCAAAAATCAGTTTGATTTTTTCATTGACAATCTTCCTCAAATTTGCCATTATGGCGACAATCGAAATGTGATAAAAGCGATTCAGAGGGTATCCGTTAATTTTCCACATCGTATCACTAAACTGGAAAAATGGAGGTTGTCATGAAACCGAAACGTTTAAATTGGCGCGCTATTCAAACTGGTTTTACCTTTCTCTGTACTTTCACCTTAATCATTTGGGTGGAGGCTCAAGTCGTCACGGACGGCTTAGTGAGTTATTACACGCTCGACAAAAACGACATCGCCGGTGATACCGTTAAAGATCTCGTTGGCGGCAAGGACGGAACAATCGTCGGTGAGCCGGAGTCTATCGAAGGTCATCTCGGAGACGCACTCAATTTTGGCGGAAAACCGGATTGTGTGGAGCTGCCGATCATTTTCAATATCGGGGAGAAACCAGCGTCGTATGAAGCGTGGTTTTTGAAAACCCCTAACAGTCGCATCGGTTGGCAATATATCCTGACAAATAAAACGAATTTCTTCGATCATTTCTTTCGGTTGGGTTTTAATCAGAATACCGGACAACTCCGATACTATACCGAGCAAGCCAACAACGTCAGAAAAGCGTGGGTAACCGATGAGGATTACGCCGATGGCAAA
This portion of the Candidatus Poribacteria bacterium genome encodes:
- a CDS encoding phytanoyl-CoA dioxygenase family protein, whose product is MLIRGEDSAIDLPSTLTEEEKWHYDLFGYLVLRQVVSPAEVEQMLEIANGWFANPEAAPEPVNVTQDQYSGVLNNVQYGDRIFERLSLNEKVMRIVMGLMWNRPRLFNCALVLQKQRPISDGEQERLHRDTSGFDFPDGFHNPHNDYQAGNGQIYSNYVNTAITLVDVPKDNGFMCIPGTHKLRIKFPTTIDIDNELAPAITFELKAGDCLVFSSRLMHGAKFWKVDYPRRVVFNRYQFSFYFNENYNLPIEAHRHCISDDQYELESIQRSEKGFAKRILKKLENGEELC
- a CDS encoding alpha/beta hydrolase; amino-acid sequence: MSQEQVLQINGVQLWTAVQGNGIPMVLCHGGPGGYDYLSAIADTVSDVCQVVRYDQRGSGRSQAVGPYNVSTFVNDLEGLRKHFNFERWIVGGHSWGAGLALAYAVRFPARTIAVLHIAGTGIDPRWHGEYRENRLNALSESEREEYQRLRSQRERAEGANEEQIIDRLRTLSNKTDVFDPNQVDNLPSFDEYPVSHEANEKVGADWKNYTADPKFQQSVYDLSMPVLFLHGACDPRPCHFIETFAAKLSHSTFVLIPESGHYPWVEKPDEVKTALRQFVVDYAINE
- a CDS encoding LamG domain-containing protein — translated: MKPKRLNWRAIQTGFTFLCTFTLIIWVEAQVVTDGLVSYYTLDKNDIAGDTVKDLVGGKDGTIVGEPESIEGHLGDALNFGGKPDCVELPIIFNIGEKPASYEAWFLKTPNSRIGWQYILTNKTNFFDHFFRLGFNQNTGQLRYYTEQANNVRKAWVTDEDYADGKWHHVVATREEDKAQVYVDSVLVKEEEAMSGNLGGGETNWNIAQDGNTDGYLIGAVDEVRIYKKALTLEEIKQNFESQGLSVEPTAKLSLTWGRIKAAQSYR